A genome region from Microbacterium sp. CGR2 includes the following:
- a CDS encoding FtsK/SpoIIIE domain-containing protein: MRLKLTLHRQGGVPVDIVIKTDSTATAADVARHVATADPTRSTPVAEGDVVTLAVAPPTGDRLVPLQPDVPIGEAPIGSGFAASIVNYGPDYAAAGQRDVVGVLVATSGALAGQEFPISAGHVFLGRDAVNDVVLSDPMVSKRHARLEVGTHIEVVDLNSANGVLVDGIAVQRVRVEEGEPFVIGGTTLVLRLARTFDGSATEDPIIERGGGLLFNRSPRVEVRYPGTLFKVPRLPTEKIGRMFPWPILIAPILMGMALYALNGNPRSLLMIVMTPLMAFGNIINQAAQSKKGENHEFLLFERQYEQLEEDFFRGKPEEERARNAEAPPVAEVFDHAMRLGPMLWTRRPEHWNFLGLRLGSCRLPARNRIDDAEAPDGLPDFIDRVDRLRERYAFVDDVPVFDTFADAGSIGIAGPQGPVADTMRGIAVQLFGLHAPNDLVAVAFTDSAWTPELEWLKWMPHTSSERSPFQDMALADSAPTAAALLSSLEEYVSRAASAGSGEPRGPFKEDWNPLLYGTDVARAATEHKSTPPISVVVFVSSDAPVDRGRLTEVLERGADHGVHAVFVSPTVESLPAVCRSYIDVTTGLEDAQVGLVRNGENFEHVRVEGVSDAYMQMLARRLAPVVDASTAVHDSSDIPSAVMFLQLVDPAIAEDPQVVIERWRQNNTIVDRTPAPRPRLKKSGTLRAIIGQGPSDAMALDLRTQGPHALVGGTTGAGKSEFLQAWVLGMAAAHSPDRVTFLFVDYKGGSAFADCVELPHCVGLVTDLSPHLVRRALTSLRAELQHREHLLNRKKAKDLLELEKRQDPECPPALVLVIDEFAALASEMPDFVDGVVDIAQRGRSLGIHLIMATQRPAGVIKDNLRANTNLRIALRMADEADSRDVVDDGIASTFSASIPGRAIAKTGPGRLVPFQSAYAGGWTTDDDSVAAEVRVAELRFGSSAEWEPDRPAESDSHLEDLGPNDQKRIVSTLIRAADKAALMRPRRPWLDDLAPLVDLRDLPNEGDTRIPLALLDVPEKQLQQPGVFNPDRDGSLVIYGTSGSGKSTLLKTIGTAAGMRPDRGRVQVYCLDFASGALGALSALPHVGSVVDGADVERIQRLLRTLDGEMDRRAAAFSAASAASVQEYRELVDPRMPRILLLIDNYPEFKKDWEVAPGRGPFYRIFMRILGEGRTLGVHTVITADRGNAVPSAVAANISRRVVLRMGDPSQYMLLGTPRDVLDDQSAPGRAIVDGHEAQIAVLGGTMNVVEQTKALAVLGDELRKAGVRDLPEIGALPTMVPVDEMPAQVDGMPVFGVADDTLAPHGFEPIGSFVISGPPASGRTNALKALVVAMERFDPNVRMYHFGSRRAELKDFRPWVRSATKAEDEKELAAELAELVVSDAPGGGRIMIVIEDIPHLADGPADRPMRALLQAMNNSDHILIGEAEITRASGSIGVLGEWKTGRQGIVLKPDTYDGEGIFKTPFGRVKRADFPVGRGIFVQAGRAVTMQIPFVPEAPSDGQR, translated from the coding sequence ATGAGGCTGAAGCTGACCTTGCATCGCCAAGGCGGTGTTCCCGTCGACATCGTGATCAAGACGGACTCGACGGCCACCGCGGCCGATGTCGCGCGTCATGTCGCGACAGCGGACCCGACCCGGTCGACGCCTGTCGCCGAGGGCGATGTGGTCACGCTCGCCGTCGCCCCTCCCACCGGTGACCGTCTCGTGCCCCTGCAGCCCGATGTGCCGATCGGCGAAGCGCCGATCGGGTCCGGGTTCGCAGCATCCATCGTCAACTACGGGCCCGACTACGCCGCTGCCGGTCAGCGGGACGTCGTCGGCGTGCTGGTCGCGACATCCGGAGCGTTGGCCGGTCAGGAGTTCCCGATCAGCGCCGGGCACGTGTTCCTCGGCCGAGACGCGGTCAACGACGTCGTCCTCAGTGATCCGATGGTGTCGAAGCGGCACGCCCGCCTCGAAGTCGGCACCCACATCGAGGTCGTCGACCTGAACTCCGCGAACGGCGTGCTCGTCGACGGCATCGCCGTCCAGCGCGTCCGCGTCGAGGAGGGGGAGCCGTTCGTCATCGGCGGCACCACCCTCGTCCTGCGTCTCGCGCGGACGTTCGACGGGTCGGCGACGGAAGATCCGATCATCGAACGAGGCGGCGGGTTGCTTTTCAACCGCAGCCCGCGCGTCGAGGTGCGCTACCCCGGCACGCTGTTCAAGGTGCCGCGGCTTCCCACCGAGAAGATCGGCAGGATGTTCCCCTGGCCGATCCTGATCGCCCCGATCCTCATGGGCATGGCGCTGTATGCGCTCAACGGCAATCCGCGGTCGCTTCTGATGATCGTGATGACCCCACTGATGGCGTTCGGCAACATCATCAACCAGGCTGCGCAGAGCAAGAAGGGCGAGAACCATGAGTTCCTGCTCTTCGAGCGGCAATACGAGCAACTCGAAGAGGACTTCTTCCGGGGCAAGCCGGAGGAGGAGCGTGCGCGCAACGCGGAGGCACCCCCGGTCGCCGAGGTCTTCGACCACGCCATGCGGCTCGGCCCGATGCTCTGGACGCGGCGGCCCGAGCACTGGAACTTCCTCGGTCTCCGGCTGGGCAGCTGTCGACTCCCCGCCCGCAACAGGATCGATGATGCCGAGGCGCCGGATGGTCTGCCCGACTTCATCGATCGGGTGGACAGGCTTCGTGAGCGCTATGCGTTCGTCGACGACGTCCCCGTGTTCGACACCTTCGCCGACGCGGGGTCGATCGGCATCGCCGGCCCTCAGGGGCCGGTGGCCGACACCATGCGTGGGATCGCGGTTCAGCTCTTCGGCCTGCACGCGCCCAACGACCTCGTCGCCGTCGCCTTCACGGATTCCGCGTGGACGCCGGAGCTGGAGTGGCTCAAGTGGATGCCGCACACGTCGAGCGAGCGGAGCCCGTTCCAAGACATGGCGCTGGCAGACTCCGCACCGACCGCCGCCGCCCTGCTCAGCTCGCTCGAGGAGTACGTCTCCCGCGCGGCATCCGCGGGCAGCGGCGAGCCGCGCGGTCCTTTCAAGGAGGACTGGAATCCCCTCCTGTACGGCACCGACGTCGCCAGGGCGGCGACCGAGCACAAGAGCACGCCGCCGATCTCCGTGGTCGTCTTCGTGTCGTCCGACGCGCCCGTCGACCGCGGACGCCTGACCGAGGTGCTGGAACGCGGGGCCGACCACGGCGTGCACGCGGTCTTCGTCTCGCCGACCGTGGAGTCCCTGCCGGCCGTGTGCCGCAGCTACATCGACGTCACCACCGGCCTCGAAGACGCGCAGGTGGGACTCGTCCGCAACGGCGAGAACTTCGAACACGTGCGGGTGGAAGGCGTGTCCGACGCGTATATGCAGATGCTCGCCCGACGCCTCGCTCCCGTGGTCGACGCGAGCACCGCCGTTCACGACTCGTCCGACATCCCGAGCGCGGTCATGTTCCTGCAGCTCGTGGACCCGGCGATCGCCGAAGATCCGCAGGTCGTGATCGAGCGGTGGCGGCAGAACAACACCATCGTCGATCGCACGCCGGCCCCGCGGCCACGGCTGAAGAAGTCCGGAACCCTCCGTGCCATCATCGGGCAGGGGCCGAGCGACGCGATGGCCCTCGACCTTCGCACTCAGGGTCCGCACGCCCTCGTCGGCGGCACCACCGGTGCCGGAAAGTCGGAATTCCTCCAGGCGTGGGTGCTGGGTATGGCCGCCGCGCACAGCCCCGACCGGGTGACCTTCCTCTTCGTCGACTACAAGGGCGGGTCGGCGTTCGCCGACTGCGTCGAGCTGCCGCACTGCGTGGGCCTTGTGACCGACCTGAGCCCGCACCTCGTCCGCCGTGCGCTGACCAGCCTCCGTGCCGAGCTGCAGCACCGCGAGCACCTGCTCAACCGCAAGAAGGCCAAGGATCTGCTCGAGCTCGAGAAGCGGCAGGACCCGGAGTGCCCTCCGGCGCTGGTGCTCGTGATCGACGAGTTCGCGGCATTGGCGTCCGAGATGCCGGACTTCGTCGACGGCGTCGTCGACATCGCACAGCGCGGCCGCTCCCTCGGCATCCACCTGATCATGGCCACCCAGCGGCCCGCCGGTGTGATCAAGGACAACCTGCGTGCGAACACGAACCTCCGTATCGCGCTGCGCATGGCCGATGAGGCCGATTCCCGTGACGTCGTCGACGACGGCATCGCGTCGACGTTCTCCGCGTCCATCCCCGGGCGAGCGATCGCCAAGACCGGCCCCGGGCGCCTGGTGCCGTTCCAGTCGGCCTACGCGGGCGGCTGGACCACGGATGACGATTCCGTCGCCGCTGAGGTGAGGGTGGCCGAGCTGCGCTTCGGCTCCAGCGCCGAATGGGAGCCCGACCGGCCTGCCGAGTCCGACTCGCATCTGGAGGACCTCGGTCCGAACGACCAGAAGCGCATCGTGTCGACGCTCATCCGTGCGGCCGACAAGGCGGCCCTCATGCGGCCCCGGCGTCCGTGGCTCGACGACCTGGCGCCGCTGGTCGATCTGCGCGATCTGCCGAACGAGGGGGACACCCGGATCCCGCTCGCGCTGCTGGACGTCCCGGAGAAGCAGCTGCAGCAGCCGGGAGTCTTCAATCCCGACCGCGACGGCTCGCTGGTGATCTACGGCACCTCCGGATCCGGCAAGTCGACGCTGCTCAAGACGATCGGCACCGCGGCGGGGATGCGACCGGACCGCGGCCGCGTGCAGGTGTATTGCCTCGACTTCGCCTCGGGCGCGCTCGGTGCGCTCTCGGCGCTGCCGCACGTCGGTTCGGTCGTGGACGGCGCCGACGTCGAACGCATCCAGCGTCTCCTGCGGACTCTGGACGGCGAGATGGATCGCCGTGCCGCCGCCTTCTCGGCGGCGAGTGCGGCGTCCGTCCAGGAGTACCGTGAGCTGGTGGACCCGCGGATGCCGCGCATCCTGCTCCTGATCGACAACTATCCCGAGTTCAAGAAGGACTGGGAGGTCGCGCCGGGGCGTGGGCCGTTCTACCGCATCTTCATGCGCATCCTCGGCGAGGGTCGCACCCTCGGGGTGCACACGGTCATCACCGCCGATCGCGGCAACGCGGTGCCCAGCGCGGTGGCCGCGAACATCTCGCGCCGCGTCGTCCTGCGCATGGGCGATCCGAGCCAGTACATGCTGCTGGGAACCCCTCGGGATGTCCTGGACGACCAATCCGCCCCGGGGCGGGCAATCGTCGACGGGCATGAGGCGCAGATCGCGGTGCTGGGCGGCACGATGAACGTCGTCGAGCAGACGAAGGCGCTCGCCGTGCTCGGCGACGAACTGCGCAAGGCAGGCGTGCGGGATCTGCCGGAGATCGGTGCGCTTCCGACCATGGTCCCGGTGGATGAGATGCCGGCGCAGGTCGACGGGATGCCGGTGTTCGGTGTCGCCGACGACACGCTGGCCCCCCATGGGTTCGAGCCGATCGGATCGTTCGTCATCTCCGGGCCCCCGGCGTCCGGACGGACGAACGCGCTCAAGGCGCTGGTCGTGGCGATGGAGCGCTTCGACCCGAACGTGCGCATGTACCACTTCGGCAGTCGCCGCGCGGAGCTGAAGGACTTCCGTCCGTGGGTCCGCAGCGCCACGAAGGCCGAGGACGAGAAGGAACTCGCCGCGGAACTTGCCGAGCTCGTCGTGAGCGATGCTCCCGGCGGCGGTCGCATCATGATCGTCATCGAGGACATCCCGCACCTGGCGGATGGCCCGGCGGACCGTCCGATGCGCGCGCTGCTGCAGGCGATGAACAACAGCGATCACATTCTGATCGGCGAGGCCGAGATCACTCGGGCCAGTGGCAGCATCGGCGTGCTGGGCGAGTGGAAGACCGGTCGCCAGGGCATCGTCCTCAAGCCGGACACGTACGACGGCGAGGGCATCTTCAAGACGCCGTTCGGTCGTGTCAAGCGTGCCGACTTCCCGGTCGGACGTGGCATCTTCGTGCAGGCTGGGCGGGCTGTCACCATGCAGATCCCGTTCGTCCCCGAGGCGCCTTCGGACGGGCAGCGCTGA
- a CDS encoding WXG100 family type VII secretion target, whose translation MAGHDFGATYSEMEGAAARLRDGRSSVTDTLKELQGVIDDLVQDGFKTENASEAYSTAYSELTASLDDAAEAVNDMAQALDRMADSIRDKDAELAGG comes from the coding sequence ATGGCCGGACATGATTTCGGGGCAACATACAGCGAGATGGAAGGCGCGGCAGCGCGTCTCCGCGACGGACGCAGCTCCGTCACCGACACACTCAAGGAACTCCAGGGAGTCATCGACGACCTCGTTCAGGACGGGTTCAAGACCGAGAACGCGTCGGAGGCGTACTCCACCGCATACTCGGAGCTCACCGCTTCGCTGGATGACGCTGCCGAGGCCGTGAACGACATGGCTCAGGCCCTCGACCGCATGGCGGACTCGATCCGCGACAAGGACGCCGAGCTCGCCGGCGGTTGA
- a CDS encoding ABC transporter substrate-binding protein: MRGRRRVAALAAIAVAASLTACAPALPETVVPGSAVTVGWSGELTSMNAAAAPTPGNLDIAETIRADFGDLVDGEFIPDEGFGTVTIISDDPFTVRYDLAEPAWSDGIPLDAADLLLGWAAASGLLVAPEEGEDDEPKMDDAESDAEPTAEPDAETETGDAEVDAGPKLPKIDEFARSIDVTFPQPVWNWQRFVSVPVPAHVVAARALGVDDAMEAKQAVITAVRDEDASALASLAKVWHEGFALPEKGELPADLLISSGPFLVDEIGGDEGAQSVTLVPNSAYRGLVTPKVAKIELTPPADDAAFAVSDQLNVVQTAPTRGNRAPIRELERKDFTVAASHDGTMWALLLDPSGIFTERQTRTAFIHAIPANEMAQRGAGEWASAFTGTTSMVSSPGSRAYDIVNEDSGFAESLATARDEPALEREAAGVAPGTRVCVLFDRGSEFAAGAFAGLRDAAYEAGWTAVDCGSDDFTGALAAGKWDAVIARVPIPQTPEQIAAQWGSGGAASITGDADAERDALIVDYAQTADVYEARDILAKVEATIVRAAVALPIAVNPRVTIADRDVSGISPRTGATASLTYDVAQWEAVPD; the protein is encoded by the coding sequence ATGAGGGGGAGACGTCGTGTCGCCGCGCTGGCAGCCATCGCTGTCGCCGCGAGTCTTACCGCCTGCGCGCCGGCGTTGCCCGAGACGGTCGTGCCGGGTTCGGCCGTGACCGTCGGGTGGTCGGGCGAACTGACATCGATGAATGCGGCGGCCGCTCCGACACCGGGCAACCTCGACATCGCCGAGACGATCCGCGCCGACTTCGGCGACCTGGTCGACGGGGAATTCATCCCCGATGAGGGTTTCGGTACCGTGACGATCATCAGCGACGACCCGTTCACGGTGCGATACGACTTGGCGGAGCCGGCGTGGTCCGACGGCATCCCGCTCGACGCCGCCGATCTGCTGCTGGGGTGGGCGGCGGCATCCGGGCTTCTCGTGGCGCCGGAAGAGGGCGAGGACGACGAACCGAAGATGGACGACGCGGAGTCGGATGCCGAGCCGACGGCCGAGCCGGACGCCGAGACCGAGACCGGCGATGCCGAGGTCGACGCCGGACCGAAGCTTCCGAAGATCGACGAGTTCGCGCGGTCGATCGACGTGACGTTCCCGCAGCCGGTGTGGAACTGGCAGCGATTCGTCTCGGTGCCGGTGCCGGCGCATGTGGTCGCCGCTCGTGCACTGGGCGTGGATGACGCGATGGAGGCGAAGCAGGCTGTCATCACGGCGGTCCGGGACGAGGATGCTTCTGCACTCGCCTCGCTCGCGAAGGTCTGGCACGAGGGCTTCGCGCTGCCCGAGAAGGGTGAGCTACCGGCCGATCTGCTGATCTCGAGCGGGCCGTTCCTCGTGGACGAGATCGGCGGCGACGAGGGGGCGCAGAGCGTGACGCTCGTGCCGAACTCCGCCTACCGGGGCCTTGTGACGCCGAAGGTGGCGAAGATCGAGCTCACCCCACCCGCAGACGATGCGGCCTTTGCCGTGAGCGACCAGCTGAACGTCGTGCAGACCGCGCCCACCAGGGGGAACAGGGCTCCGATCCGCGAGCTCGAACGCAAGGACTTCACCGTCGCCGCATCGCACGACGGGACGATGTGGGCGCTGCTGCTCGATCCCTCCGGCATCTTCACCGAACGTCAGACGCGCACCGCATTCATCCATGCGATCCCGGCGAATGAGATGGCGCAGCGGGGCGCCGGAGAGTGGGCATCCGCCTTCACCGGCACGACCTCGATGGTCTCGTCACCGGGATCACGCGCCTATGACATCGTGAACGAGGATTCCGGTTTCGCCGAATCTCTGGCGACGGCTCGGGATGAGCCCGCCCTCGAACGTGAGGCCGCGGGCGTGGCGCCAGGCACCCGCGTGTGCGTGCTCTTCGACCGAGGGAGCGAGTTCGCGGCCGGTGCGTTCGCCGGCCTGCGCGATGCCGCGTACGAGGCCGGCTGGACAGCGGTCGACTGCGGCAGCGACGACTTCACCGGTGCGCTCGCCGCCGGAAAGTGGGATGCCGTCATCGCGCGGGTGCCGATTCCGCAGACCCCGGAGCAGATCGCCGCGCAGTGGGGCAGTGGGGGCGCAGCATCCATCACCGGCGACGCGGATGCCGAGCGTGACGCTCTCATCGTCGACTACGCGCAGACGGCCGACGTGTACGAGGCCAGGGACATTCTCGCCAAGGTCGAGGCGACGATCGTCCGTGCGGCCGTCGCCCTGCCCATCGCGGTGAACCCGCGGGTGACGATCGCCGATCGCGACGTGAGCGGCATCAGTCCTCGCACCGGTGCCACAGCCTCGCTGACGTACGACGTGGCGCAGTGGGAAGCCGTGCCGGACTGA
- a CDS encoding DNA/RNA non-specific endonuclease, whose translation MSVIKPIIRETKQAVLTGMAHSKDKLHQLTDNMNDHLDNVVKQVRDKDKFDTTTTRGRNEKVTHWDPNSGRPVSERGRINEDFGSSDRGDNATAVGNLGTRTDDGGHLGAHRFFGDTPDEGIVPQAANLNRGAWKKMENEWADWVGKGFQVDYNIDVNPPGAVRPDSFDVEYTVTNPATGEVVHRNWPEFENVDGQSFDRVPRRDMPEL comes from the coding sequence ATGAGCGTGATCAAGCCGATCATTCGTGAGACCAAGCAGGCCGTCCTCACGGGCATGGCCCACTCGAAGGACAAGCTCCATCAACTGACAGACAATATGAACGACCACCTCGACAACGTGGTCAAGCAGGTGCGCGACAAAGACAAGTTCGACACGACGACGACTCGTGGCAGAAACGAGAAGGTGACGCACTGGGATCCGAACAGCGGCAGGCCTGTCTCGGAGCGCGGTCGCATCAACGAGGACTTCGGAAGCTCCGATCGCGGTGACAATGCGACAGCAGTGGGAAACCTCGGCACCCGCACCGATGATGGCGGACATCTCGGCGCGCACCGCTTCTTCGGGGACACCCCGGATGAGGGGATCGTGCCCCAGGCAGCCAACCTCAACCGCGGTGCGTGGAAGAAGATGGAGAACGAGTGGGCCGACTGGGTGGGGAAGGGTTTCCAGGTCGACTACAACATCGACGTCAATCCGCCTGGCGCGGTACGTCCTGATAGTTTTGACGTCGAATACACGGTCACCAATCCGGCGACCGGCGAGGTCGTCCACCGAAACTGGCCTGAGTTCGAAAACGTCGACGGGCAGAGTTTCGACCGCGTGCCTCGTCGCGACATGCCAGAGCTTTGA
- a CDS encoding SMI1/KNR4 family protein, with translation MMTDWPAKIVELVRVKERIASLDTDQIFPYTLPAVAAPPARVDAFEEHTGLTLDAGHRSFLESADGWRAFFETQDLLSLEQLAAGEHRDVFTAWMEAAPPQAIAEGYSAATLLPIAVDLEMPLFAAMPVVEGRVLSQVLSLDPSGIIDDFDSFEAYFDSTIAYTRRNLEDFESGAYRV, from the coding sequence ATGATGACTGACTGGCCCGCAAAGATCGTGGAACTGGTGCGCGTCAAAGAGCGCATCGCGAGCCTCGACACCGACCAGATCTTCCCGTACACTCTGCCGGCCGTCGCGGCGCCGCCTGCCCGCGTGGATGCCTTCGAAGAGCACACTGGCCTGACGCTCGATGCAGGTCACCGGTCGTTCTTGGAGTCTGCGGATGGCTGGCGCGCGTTCTTCGAGACGCAGGATTTGCTGAGCCTCGAACAGCTGGCAGCGGGCGAGCACCGAGACGTGTTCACCGCCTGGATGGAAGCTGCCCCGCCACAGGCGATCGCGGAAGGATACTCCGCGGCAACACTGCTCCCGATCGCGGTCGACCTCGAGATGCCTTTGTTCGCAGCCATGCCCGTGGTCGAAGGAAGGGTATTGAGCCAGGTTCTTTCTTTGGATCCGTCGGGCATCATCGACGACTTCGACTCGTTCGAGGCATACTTCGATTCGACCATCGCCTACACGCGACGGAACCTGGAAGATTTCGAGTCGGGCGCTTACCGCGTGTGA